The following are from one region of the Mustela lutreola isolate mMusLut2 chromosome 9, mMusLut2.pri, whole genome shotgun sequence genome:
- the IL1RL1 gene encoding interleukin-1 receptor-like 1, with translation MRLWVLALLTILVHFTAAKFSKSSWGLEDEALIVRCPRQGKSRYPVDWYYLKTDESITTQKRNRVLAARERLKFLPAKVNDSGIYTCIIRSPTSNKTGYVNVTIYRKQPDCNVPDHLIYSTTSGSEKNSKIHCPTIDLYNWTAPVEWFKNCKALHGPRYHIHKTYVLIDNATSKDTGDYTCKFMHNENGVSYGVTTTRSFIVKEEESVSWFPVIIAPPQNETKEVEIGKPASILCSACFGKGSQFMAGVRWKVNRTTVQNFGEARIQEEQEQNQSSSNELTCQNTTLRIDDVREEDLSLRYDCLAQSLHGWIRHTVRLKRKRPNDKQSTYYILAGFSTLLMLINVMAIMLKLFWIEVNLLWRDLARPYKSRNDGKIYDAYVIYPRNYKNSPERANAVGHFVHQILPEVLENKCGYNLCIYGRDLLPGEDAATAVENNIRKSRRHIFILTPDLVHSREFAYEQEIALHSALIQNDSKVILIEMEALSKPGGLQFEELQESLRHLVEVQGTIKWRQDHMADKRSLNSKFWKHVRYRMPVPNRPPGKTPSLASLSAQEQ, from the exons ATGAGACTTTGGGTCTTGGCACTTCTAACAATTCTTGTACATTTCACAGCAGCTAAATTTA GCAAATCATCCTGGGGCCTGGAAGATGAGGCTTTAATTGTGAGATGTCCTAGGCAAGGAAAGTCTCGATACCCTGTGGATTGGTATTACCTGAAAACCGACGAAAGTATAACCACCCAGAAAAGAAATCGTGTGTTGGCTGCCAGGGAACGGCTTAAGTTCCTCCCTGCCAAAGTCAATGATTCTGGAATTTATACTTGCATTATCAGAAG TCCGACCTCCAACAAGACTGGGTATGTAAATGTCACCATCTATAGAAAACAACCAGATTGCAATGTTCCAGATCATCTGATTTATTCAACAACATCAGgatcagaaaaaaattccaaaatacatTGTCCTACAATTGATCTCTACAACTGGACAGCACCTGTTGAGTGGTTTAAG AATTGTAAAGCTCTTCACGGACCAAGGTATCACATACACAAGACCTATGTGCTGATTGACAATGCAACTAGCAAGGACACAGGTGATTATACATGCAAATTTATGCACAATGAAAATGGAGTCAGTTATGGCGTCACAACAACCAGATCATTCATTGTGAAAG AGGAAGAAAGCGTTTCTTGGTTTCCAGTAATTATAGCCCCtccacaaaatgaaacaaaagaagtgGAAATTG GAAAACCAGCAAGCATACTCTGCTCTGCTTGCTTTGGGAAAGGATCTCAGTTCATGGCTGGCGTCCGATGGAAGGTGAACAGAACCACAGTTCAGAACTTTGGTGAAGCAAGAATTCAAGAGGAACAGGAGCAAAatcaaag TTCTAGCAATGAGCTGACTTGTCAGAACACGACTTTGAGAATAGATGATGTGAGAGAGGAGGACCTGTCGCTGCGGTATGACTGTCTGGCTCAAAGTCTGCATGGCTGGATACGGCACACCGTGAGACTAAAGAGGAAAAGGCCAA ATGACAAGCAAAGCACCTACTATATCCTGGCAGGATTTAGCACCTTGTTAATGCTAATCAATGTCATGGCCATAATGCTGAAACTGTTCTGGATTGAGGTTAATCTGCTCTGGAGAGACCTAGCTAGACCTTACAAATCAAGGAATG ATGGAAAGATCTACGATGCTTATGTTATCTATCCGCGGAACTATAAAAATAGTCCCGAGAGGGCCAATGCCGTGGGCCACTTCGTTCACCAGATTCTGCCTGAAGTTCTTGAAAATAAATGTGGCTATAACTTATGCATTTATGGGAGAGATCTGCTACCGGGAGAAG ATGCAGCCACTGCCGTGGAGAACAACATACGAAAGAGCCGGCGGCATATTTTTATCCTGACTCCTGATCTGGTCCACAGCAGGGAGTTTGCATACGAGCAGGAGATCGCCCTACACAGCGCCCTCATCCAGAATGACTCCAAGGTGATCCTGATAGAAATGGAGGCTCTGAGCAAGCCCGGTGGACTGCAGTTTGAGGAGCTTCAGGAGTCCCTCCGGCACCTCGTGGAAGTGCAGGGTACCATCAAGTGGAGGCAAGACCACATGGCTGACAAACGGTCTCTGAATTCCAAATTCTGGAAGCACGTCAGGTACCGCATGCCTGTGCCCAACCGACCCCCAGGGAAGACACCCAGTTTGGCTTCCCTGAGTGCCCAGGAGCAATAG